A single genomic interval of Hevea brasiliensis isolate MT/VB/25A 57/8 chromosome 4, ASM3005281v1, whole genome shotgun sequence harbors:
- the LOC110643653 gene encoding uncharacterized protein LOC110643653, with translation MGGNGRRRKPSCFSIFNIFKACCSHGSDDISEDGFYVRRICPSDEDGRRWIADPGIDGRASAFIARFYETRVSDPERQTLAL, from the coding sequence ATGGGAGGCAACGGCAGGCGGAGGAAACCTTCTTGCTTCTCTATCTTCAACATCTTCAAGGCCTGTTGTTCACATGGCAGCGATGATATTAGCGAAGATGGTTTCTATGTTAGAAGAATATGTCCCAGTGACGAAGATGGCAGACGTTGGATTGCAGATCCAGGGATCGACGGTAGAGCTTCAGCATTCATTGCCAGGTTCTATGAGACTCGTGTTTCGGACCCAGAGCGCCAGACTCTTGCTCTCTGA